One genomic window of Etheostoma spectabile isolate EspeVRDwgs_2016 chromosome 5, UIUC_Espe_1.0, whole genome shotgun sequence includes the following:
- the LOC116689076 gene encoding collagen alpha-1(X) chain, with protein sequence MLTQLVLVWTALLSGLQPAGASVTTRFLSSRDSRCSGPKCEVFIPPPPPPPVFPTVKRKKGLLVDITEHITGAKGEKGSRGPRGPKGQPGVTGPDAEPGTQGPMGQPGQKGEKGDRGWRGLYGDIGTAGIIQGSKGRKGSRGDKGVRGNRGPGGERGERGFPAAAGEKGEPGQRGDAGQRGEQGPRGEPGGRGGLALKGSRGIPGKPGHSGPAGLSGLTGEPGLPGQVYVLPGLQGDPGNRGPSAKCNCSLVQTPKRLLDRVHMIFVADGEKQMRRLRGENVMVLRTDRKALYIYSDSQWINVLEDPRH encoded by the exons ATGCTGACTCAGCTGGTTTTGGTATGGACTGCCTTGCTCAGCGGCCTCCAGCCGGCGGGTGCCTCCGTCACAACCA gGTTTCTATCTAGCAGAGACAGCAGGTGTTCAGGTCCGAAATGTGAAGTCTTcatccctcctccacctccaccacctgTGTTTCCCACAGTCAAACGGAAAAAAGGACTGctg GTCGATATAACTGAACACATCACAGGGGCGAAAGGGGAAAAG GGCTCCAGAGGACCCAGAGGACCCAAG GGCCAACCTGGTGTGACGGGTCCAGATGCAGAGCCTGGAACACAAGGACCCATGGGACAGCCCGGTCAAAAG GGAGAGAAGGGGGACAGAGGCTGGAGGGGCCTGTATGGAGACATAGGAACTGCCGGGATCATACAG GGCAGTAAGGGACGCAAAGGATCCAGG GGTGATAAAGGTGTGAGAGGAAACAGAGGACCCGGAGGAGAGAGG GGTGAGCGCGGCTTCCCTGCAGCGGCAGGAGAGAAG GGCGAGCCAGGCCAGCGGGGAGATGCAGGGCAGCGAGGGGAGCAGGGACCCAGAGGAGAGCCTGGAGGCAGAGGAGGCCTG GCGTTGAAGGGATCTCGTGGAATACCAGGAAAGCCCGGTCATTCTGGTCCTGCAGGACTGTCTGGTCTGACTGGAGAGCCTGGTCTACCTGGACAAG TGTACGTCCTGCCAGGCCTGCAGGGAGACCCGGGGAACCGAGGCCCTTCCGCCAAATGCAACTGTTCGCTGGTTCAAACCCCAAAACGATTGTTGGACAGAGTCCATATG ATTTTTGTTGCTGACGGAGAGAAGCAGATGAGGAGGCTGCGGGGGGAGAACGTGATGGTGCTGCGGACGGACAGAAAAGCTCTGTACATCTACTCTGACTCTCAATGGATCAACGTACTG GAGGACCCCAGACACTGA